Genomic segment of Hydrogenobacter sp.:
CTGTAAGACCAAGTGCAAGGAGAACGGGTTCAGGTGCGTAATTTATGTTGGTAAGGGTTGCCACAGGTGTCAGATACTTCTGTAGCTCTTTGTATGTTTCCCTATCCATACCTTTTACGTAAAAAAGCTCCGTTATTGAGGATATATCCCCGTGCGGTGATGGTCCTTCTTGATAACTCGTCCCTCTTCCCAGAAAGGACATCACATTTTCAGAAATCTCTTTTGCTTTGTTCTCGCTCATACCCAGATTAAGGAGGAGATTTTTGAGTATATCTGCGTTGATAAGAGGCAAACTTATCTTAGCTTCTTCCGCAGAAACGTAAACCCTATACTTACGATTTGATATGTAGTAAGGGAGAGGACTGTTCAGCCTTAGAATGCTTGGATCTTTTAATGCGAGATTGACGGCTGTAACTGCCAAAGCCCTCGCTTCGTAAAGAAAGGTCCAGTTATCAACAAAATGGGAGCTTCTCGTGTAGCTGTATCTTATCTGGTAGAGTGTAAAGAAAACGAGTCCTGACAGCAGGGTTATCATCCACAGGACATATATGATTATGCTTCCTCTCATCTGGGATATATGAGGAAGCTGTAGCCGTTAGTGAGGTATATGCGCTGGACACCAAAGTCCTGAGGACAGACATAGTAATTGAAGTTTTGATAAGACATGAGCTGACAGGCCTTTCCATCTACATCCTTATGGTCCAGCAGAGTAGCCAGAGACGTAAGCTGAGCGTTAAAGATGTTCTGTATGTGGGATATCACCTCAAGATCCCTCTCCTGCTTTTTCATAATATAGAGCCTTTGAGCGATCAAAGACAGGCTATGTTGGAGAAAAACTATCGCCAGCAGGGCTATAGTGAAGGCTATTACTACCTCAATGAGGGTAAATCCTCTCACCACTGAAGGGCGGTATAACCCGGAACTGTCTCTATTGCCCATCTCCAGTTTCCTTTTATGAAAACCCAGTAACTCCTCACGTTCTTTTCTGTAATGGTTCTGCGATTTTCAGGAACAGGCACGTTACCTATCA
This window contains:
- a CDS encoding type II secretion system protein produces the protein MRGFTLIEVVIAFTIALLAIVFLQHSLSLIAQRLYIMKKQERDLEVISHIQNIFNAQLTSLATLLDHKDVDGKACQLMSYQNFNYYVCPQDFGVQRIYLTNGYSFLIYPR